A window of Staphylococcus sp. 17KM0847 contains these coding sequences:
- a CDS encoding GNAT family N-acetyltransferase, translating to MSVFISTLTEVDYDPSLEMITRAFEDVTESNHREAQLVKALRMAPDYRYELEVIAKTEDGEVIGHAMCSEVTIHSETETYRALALAPLSVAPPYQNKGIGKALVQALEERAYTQEYTTIVVLGHADYYAQLGYDVAANYNIMSPFDVPRDMFRVKFLWDTLEDHPHGMVRYPDPFMQK from the coding sequence ATGTCTGTATTTATTAGTACATTAACGGAAGTAGATTATGATCCGTCACTTGAAATGATTACACGTGCTTTTGAAGATGTGACAGAGTCAAATCATCGTGAAGCACAATTGGTTAAGGCACTGCGTATGGCGCCAGATTATCGCTATGAGTTAGAAGTGATTGCTAAAACAGAGGATGGGGAAGTGATTGGTCACGCAATGTGTAGTGAAGTCACTATCCATAGTGAGACAGAAACATACAGAGCGTTGGCGTTAGCCCCGTTATCTGTTGCTCCTCCATATCAAAATAAAGGTATTGGCAAAGCACTTGTTCAAGCTTTAGAAGAGCGTGCTTATACACAAGAATACACAACTATTGTTGTATTAGGACATGCAGACTATTATGCACAGCTTGGTTATGATGTTGCTGCAAACTATAATATTATGTCGCCATTTGATGTACCACGAGATATGTTCCGAGTAAAATTTTTGTGGGATACATTGGAAGACCATCCGCATGGTATGGTACGTTATCCTGATCCTTTTATGCAAAAATAA